In Syntrophorhabdaceae bacterium, a single window of DNA contains:
- a CDS encoding helix-turn-helix domain-containing protein, which produces MDMFHTAEEWEQEIGQQLRRMRLLQDIDQRVLAERAGVSLNALKNLEGGKGATVRSFVRVLRALGRAEWLTSLSPEVSISPMQILESKKKSPRQRASRRKGTPNA; this is translated from the coding sequence ATGGATATGTTTCACACAGCTGAGGAATGGGAACAGGAGATTGGGCAACAACTTCGCCGCATGCGGCTTCTGCAGGACATCGACCAGCGCGTTCTGGCCGAGCGCGCCGGGGTATCCCTGAACGCCTTGAAGAATCTCGAAGGAGGCAAGGGCGCCACAGTCAGGTCGTTCGTCCGGGTTCTGCGCGCCCTGGGCAGGGCGGAATGGCTGACCTCTCTCTCCCCGGAGGTTTCTATCAGCCCCATGCAGATCCTTGAGTCAAAGAAGAAATCGCCAAGGCAGCGCGCCTCCCGCAGGAAGGGGACGCCCAATGCATAG